One Aquarana catesbeiana isolate 2022-GZ unplaced genomic scaffold, ASM4218655v1 unanchor229, whole genome shotgun sequence DNA segment encodes these proteins:
- the LOC141121750 gene encoding uncharacterized protein isoform X2 yields MIKSIRMEEDWSHMTERILNLTLEIIYLLTGERFPLVKSGDHMTITVPPCDSLKPERHNMQKILEVTKKMMELLTGEWEYLGHKDLYKDIMMKNQPPLTSPDGSSNRNPPERCPRPLYSRDSTQEDQTIPHHHQSGNLRYFKVEVKKEIKVDDDEDGVMGKSEILKKHKDLYQDTMVESSSNRNPPERCLHPLDSTQEGHRIPQHHQSGNLRDCKVDVKEEIKEEDEDGVMEDSEFLNKHKNMYWENMVESPSYKNPPERCPRPLYSRDSKQEGHTIPHHHQIGNLRDSKVEVKVEEEEMYVGNDHQSMEEDGIIRLIIEEDTPTEISKVHGREMRKTSEDCLTLSPDCKVEDEDITQYSPGENPATSNVHPAPHSVDGPSYSSYPEEPQTVRDGAVLPTDKRFSCAECGKCFRFKYDLNVHKRSHTGEKPYSCPECGKCFSHKSNFYKHHRLHTGIKPFFFCPECGNCYSSKSQLYRHQKLHTGEKPYSCSECGKCYIQKSDLVIHQRSHTGEKPYSCAVCGKCFAQKSNLNKHQRSHTEEKPYSCPECGKCFSQKFHLSRHQRLHTGDKPLSCPECGKCFSRKSHLSVHQRSHTGEKPYFCPECGKSFSQKCTLYNHQRLHMREKPYSCPECGKCFSVKSNLSRHQRLHIDEKPLSCPM; encoded by the exons tgaccatcacagtgcctccatgtgactctctaaaacctgagagacacaacatgcagaagattctagaagtcaccaagaagatgatggagctgctgacaggagag TGGGAGTAtttaggacacaaggatctctacaaggacatcatgatgaagaatcagccgcccctcacatcaccgg atggatccagtaataggaacccaccagagagatgtccccgtcctctgtattcccgggattccacacaggaagatcaaaccatccctcaccatcatcag agtggaaacctgagataTTTTAAAGTTGAAGTAAAGAAAGAGATAAAAgtggatgatgatgaggatggggtgatggggaAGTCAGAGAttctaaaaaaacacaaagatctgtaccaggacaccatggtggagtcatccagtaACAGAAATCCACCAGAGAGATGTCTCCATCCtctggattccacacaggaaggtcacaggATCCCTCagcatcatcag agtggaaacctgagagattgtAAAGTTGATgtcaaagaagagataaaagaggaggatgaggatggggtgatggaggactcAGAGTTcctaaataaacacaaaaatatgTACTGGGAGAACATGGTGGAGTCACCCAGCTAcaaaaacccaccagagagatgtccccgtcctctgtattccaggGATTCcaaacaggaaggtcacaccatccctcaccatcatcag attggaaacctgagagattctaaagttgaggttaaagtggaagaagaagagatgtatgtgGGGAATGATCATCAGTCTATGGAGGAAGATGGAATAATTAGACTaattatagaggaggacactcctacagagatcagcaaag tacacggacgggagatgaggaaaacctcagaagattgtctcactttgtctccagactgtaaagtagaagatgaggacatcacacagtatagtccaggagaaaacccggctacctccaatgtccatccggcaccacacagtgtagatggaccatcgtattcctcttatcctgaggaacctcagactgtgagggacggtgccgtccttccaacagataaaaggttttcctgtgctgagtgtgggaagtgtttccgttttaaatacgatcttaatgtgcataaaagatctcacacaggtgagaagccgtattcctgtcctgagtgcgggaaatgtttttcacacaagtccAATTTTTACAAACATCATAGACTGCACACAGGtataaagccattttttttctgTCCCGAATGTGGGAACTGTTATTCATCAAAGTCACAactttacagacatcagaaattgcacacaggcgagaagccatattcctgttctgagtgcgggaaatgttatatacaaaaatcagatcttgtcattcatcagagatctcacacgggggaaaagccgtattcctgtgctgtgtgtgggaaatgttttgcacagaagtccaatcttaacaaacatcagagatctcacacagaggagaagccgtattcctgtcctgagtgtggaaaatgtttttcacagaagtttcatctttccagacatcagagattgcacacgggggataAGCCACTttcttgtcctgagtgtggaaaatgtttttcacgtaAATCCCATCTTTCCgtgcatcagagatctcacacaggggagaagccgtatttctgtcctgagtgtgggaaaagtttttcaCAGAAGTGCACTCTTTACAACCATCAAAGGTTGCACAtgagggagaagccgtattcctgccctgagtgcgggaagtgtttttcagtgaagtccaatctttccagacatcagagattgcacatagatgagaagccactttcctgtcctatgtga
- the LOC141121750 gene encoding uncharacterized protein isoform X3, with product MIKSIRMEEDWSHMTERILNLTLEIIYLLTGERFPLVKSGDHMTITVPPCDSLKPERHNMQKILEVTKKMMELLTGEKWEYLGHKDLYKDIMMKNQPPLTSPDGSSNRNPPERCPRPLYSRDSTQEDQTIPHHHQSGNLRDCKVDVKEEIKEEDEDGVMEDSEFLNKHKNMYWENMVESPSYKNPPERCPRPLYSRDSKQEGHTIPHHHQIGNLRDSKVEVKVEEEEMYVGNDHQSMEEDGIIRLIIEEDTPTEISKVHGREMRKTSEDCLTLSPDCKVEDEDITQYSPGENPATSNVHPAPHSVDGPSYSSYPEEPQTVRDGAVLPTDKRFSCAECGKCFRFKYDLNVHKRSHTGEKPYSCPECGKCFSHKSNFYKHHRLHTGIKPFFFCPECGNCYSSKSQLYRHQKLHTGEKPYSCSECGKCYIQKSDLVIHQRSHTGEKPYSCAVCGKCFAQKSNLNKHQRSHTEEKPYSCPECGKCFSQKFHLSRHQRLHTGDKPLSCPECGKCFSRKSHLSVHQRSHTGEKPYFCPECGKSFSQKCTLYNHQRLHMREKPYSCPECGKCFSVKSNLSRHQRLHIDEKPLSCPM from the exons tgaccatcacagtgcctccatgtgactctctaaaacctgagagacacaacatgcagaagattctagaagtcaccaagaagatgatggagctgctgacaggagag AAGTGGGAGTAtttaggacacaaggatctctacaaggacatcatgatgaagaatcagccgcccctcacatcaccgg atggatccagtaataggaacccaccagagagatgtccccgtcctctgtattcccgggattccacacaggaagatcaaaccatccctcaccatcatcag agtggaaacctgagagattgtAAAGTTGATgtcaaagaagagataaaagaggaggatgaggatggggtgatggaggactcAGAGTTcctaaataaacacaaaaatatgTACTGGGAGAACATGGTGGAGTCACCCAGCTAcaaaaacccaccagagagatgtccccgtcctctgtattccaggGATTCcaaacaggaaggtcacaccatccctcaccatcatcag attggaaacctgagagattctaaagttgaggttaaagtggaagaagaagagatgtatgtgGGGAATGATCATCAGTCTATGGAGGAAGATGGAATAATTAGACTaattatagaggaggacactcctacagagatcagcaaag tacacggacgggagatgaggaaaacctcagaagattgtctcactttgtctccagactgtaaagtagaagatgaggacatcacacagtatagtccaggagaaaacccggctacctccaatgtccatccggcaccacacagtgtagatggaccatcgtattcctcttatcctgaggaacctcagactgtgagggacggtgccgtccttccaacagataaaaggttttcctgtgctgagtgtgggaagtgtttccgttttaaatacgatcttaatgtgcataaaagatctcacacaggtgagaagccgtattcctgtcctgagtgcgggaaatgtttttcacacaagtccAATTTTTACAAACATCATAGACTGCACACAGGtataaagccattttttttctgTCCCGAATGTGGGAACTGTTATTCATCAAAGTCACAactttacagacatcagaaattgcacacaggcgagaagccatattcctgttctgagtgcgggaaatgttatatacaaaaatcagatcttgtcattcatcagagatctcacacgggggaaaagccgtattcctgtgctgtgtgtgggaaatgttttgcacagaagtccaatcttaacaaacatcagagatctcacacagaggagaagccgtattcctgtcctgagtgtggaaaatgtttttcacagaagtttcatctttccagacatcagagattgcacacgggggataAGCCACTttcttgtcctgagtgtggaaaatgtttttcacgtaAATCCCATCTTTCCgtgcatcagagatctcacacaggggagaagccgtatttctgtcctgagtgtgggaaaagtttttcaCAGAAGTGCACTCTTTACAACCATCAAAGGTTGCACAtgagggagaagccgtattcctgccctgagtgcgggaagtgtttttcagtgaagtccaatctttccagacatcagagattgcacatagatgagaagccactttcctgtcctatgtga
- the LOC141121750 gene encoding uncharacterized protein isoform X1, producing the protein MIKSIRMEEDWSHMTERILNLTLEIIYLLTGERFPLVKSGDHMTITVPPCDSLKPERHNMQKILEVTKKMMELLTGEKWEYLGHKDLYKDIMMKNQPPLTSPDGSSNRNPPERCPRPLYSRDSTQEDQTIPHHHQSGNLRYFKVEVKKEIKVDDDEDGVMGKSEILKKHKDLYQDTMVESSSNRNPPERCLHPLDSTQEGHRIPQHHQSGNLRDCKVDVKEEIKEEDEDGVMEDSEFLNKHKNMYWENMVESPSYKNPPERCPRPLYSRDSKQEGHTIPHHHQIGNLRDSKVEVKVEEEEMYVGNDHQSMEEDGIIRLIIEEDTPTEISKVHGREMRKTSEDCLTLSPDCKVEDEDITQYSPGENPATSNVHPAPHSVDGPSYSSYPEEPQTVRDGAVLPTDKRFSCAECGKCFRFKYDLNVHKRSHTGEKPYSCPECGKCFSHKSNFYKHHRLHTGIKPFFFCPECGNCYSSKSQLYRHQKLHTGEKPYSCSECGKCYIQKSDLVIHQRSHTGEKPYSCAVCGKCFAQKSNLNKHQRSHTEEKPYSCPECGKCFSQKFHLSRHQRLHTGDKPLSCPECGKCFSRKSHLSVHQRSHTGEKPYFCPECGKSFSQKCTLYNHQRLHMREKPYSCPECGKCFSVKSNLSRHQRLHIDEKPLSCPM; encoded by the exons tgaccatcacagtgcctccatgtgactctctaaaacctgagagacacaacatgcagaagattctagaagtcaccaagaagatgatggagctgctgacaggagag AAGTGGGAGTAtttaggacacaaggatctctacaaggacatcatgatgaagaatcagccgcccctcacatcaccgg atggatccagtaataggaacccaccagagagatgtccccgtcctctgtattcccgggattccacacaggaagatcaaaccatccctcaccatcatcag agtggaaacctgagataTTTTAAAGTTGAAGTAAAGAAAGAGATAAAAgtggatgatgatgaggatggggtgatggggaAGTCAGAGAttctaaaaaaacacaaagatctgtaccaggacaccatggtggagtcatccagtaACAGAAATCCACCAGAGAGATGTCTCCATCCtctggattccacacaggaaggtcacaggATCCCTCagcatcatcag agtggaaacctgagagattgtAAAGTTGATgtcaaagaagagataaaagaggaggatgaggatggggtgatggaggactcAGAGTTcctaaataaacacaaaaatatgTACTGGGAGAACATGGTGGAGTCACCCAGCTAcaaaaacccaccagagagatgtccccgtcctctgtattccaggGATTCcaaacaggaaggtcacaccatccctcaccatcatcag attggaaacctgagagattctaaagttgaggttaaagtggaagaagaagagatgtatgtgGGGAATGATCATCAGTCTATGGAGGAAGATGGAATAATTAGACTaattatagaggaggacactcctacagagatcagcaaag tacacggacgggagatgaggaaaacctcagaagattgtctcactttgtctccagactgtaaagtagaagatgaggacatcacacagtatagtccaggagaaaacccggctacctccaatgtccatccggcaccacacagtgtagatggaccatcgtattcctcttatcctgaggaacctcagactgtgagggacggtgccgtccttccaacagataaaaggttttcctgtgctgagtgtgggaagtgtttccgttttaaatacgatcttaatgtgcataaaagatctcacacaggtgagaagccgtattcctgtcctgagtgcgggaaatgtttttcacacaagtccAATTTTTACAAACATCATAGACTGCACACAGGtataaagccattttttttctgTCCCGAATGTGGGAACTGTTATTCATCAAAGTCACAactttacagacatcagaaattgcacacaggcgagaagccatattcctgttctgagtgcgggaaatgttatatacaaaaatcagatcttgtcattcatcagagatctcacacgggggaaaagccgtattcctgtgctgtgtgtgggaaatgttttgcacagaagtccaatcttaacaaacatcagagatctcacacagaggagaagccgtattcctgtcctgagtgtggaaaatgtttttcacagaagtttcatctttccagacatcagagattgcacacgggggataAGCCACTttcttgtcctgagtgtggaaaatgtttttcacgtaAATCCCATCTTTCCgtgcatcagagatctcacacaggggagaagccgtatttctgtcctgagtgtgggaaaagtttttcaCAGAAGTGCACTCTTTACAACCATCAAAGGTTGCACAtgagggagaagccgtattcctgccctgagtgcgggaagtgtttttcagtgaagtccaatctttccagacatcagagattgcacatagatgagaagccactttcctgtcctatgtga
- the LOC141121750 gene encoding uncharacterized protein isoform X4 produces the protein MEKWEYLGHKDLYKDIMMKNQPPLTSPDGSSNRNPPERCPRPLYSRDSTQEDQTIPHHHQSGNLRYFKVEVKKEIKVDDDEDGVMGKSEILKKHKDLYQDTMVESSSNRNPPERCLHPLDSTQEGHRIPQHHQSGNLRDCKVDVKEEIKEEDEDGVMEDSEFLNKHKNMYWENMVESPSYKNPPERCPRPLYSRDSKQEGHTIPHHHQIGNLRDSKVEVKVEEEEMYVGNDHQSMEEDGIIRLIIEEDTPTEISKVHGREMRKTSEDCLTLSPDCKVEDEDITQYSPGENPATSNVHPAPHSVDGPSYSSYPEEPQTVRDGAVLPTDKRFSCAECGKCFRFKYDLNVHKRSHTGEKPYSCPECGKCFSHKSNFYKHHRLHTGIKPFFFCPECGNCYSSKSQLYRHQKLHTGEKPYSCSECGKCYIQKSDLVIHQRSHTGEKPYSCAVCGKCFAQKSNLNKHQRSHTEEKPYSCPECGKCFSQKFHLSRHQRLHTGDKPLSCPECGKCFSRKSHLSVHQRSHTGEKPYFCPECGKSFSQKCTLYNHQRLHMREKPYSCPECGKCFSVKSNLSRHQRLHIDEKPLSCPM, from the exons ATGGAGAAGTGGGAGTAtttaggacacaaggatctctacaaggacatcatgatgaagaatcagccgcccctcacatcaccgg atggatccagtaataggaacccaccagagagatgtccccgtcctctgtattcccgggattccacacaggaagatcaaaccatccctcaccatcatcag agtggaaacctgagataTTTTAAAGTTGAAGTAAAGAAAGAGATAAAAgtggatgatgatgaggatggggtgatggggaAGTCAGAGAttctaaaaaaacacaaagatctgtaccaggacaccatggtggagtcatccagtaACAGAAATCCACCAGAGAGATGTCTCCATCCtctggattccacacaggaaggtcacaggATCCCTCagcatcatcag agtggaaacctgagagattgtAAAGTTGATgtcaaagaagagataaaagaggaggatgaggatggggtgatggaggactcAGAGTTcctaaataaacacaaaaatatgTACTGGGAGAACATGGTGGAGTCACCCAGCTAcaaaaacccaccagagagatgtccccgtcctctgtattccaggGATTCcaaacaggaaggtcacaccatccctcaccatcatcag attggaaacctgagagattctaaagttgaggttaaagtggaagaagaagagatgtatgtgGGGAATGATCATCAGTCTATGGAGGAAGATGGAATAATTAGACTaattatagaggaggacactcctacagagatcagcaaag tacacggacgggagatgaggaaaacctcagaagattgtctcactttgtctccagactgtaaagtagaagatgaggacatcacacagtatagtccaggagaaaacccggctacctccaatgtccatccggcaccacacagtgtagatggaccatcgtattcctcttatcctgaggaacctcagactgtgagggacggtgccgtccttccaacagataaaaggttttcctgtgctgagtgtgggaagtgtttccgttttaaatacgatcttaatgtgcataaaagatctcacacaggtgagaagccgtattcctgtcctgagtgcgggaaatgtttttcacacaagtccAATTTTTACAAACATCATAGACTGCACACAGGtataaagccattttttttctgTCCCGAATGTGGGAACTGTTATTCATCAAAGTCACAactttacagacatcagaaattgcacacaggcgagaagccatattcctgttctgagtgcgggaaatgttatatacaaaaatcagatcttgtcattcatcagagatctcacacgggggaaaagccgtattcctgtgctgtgtgtgggaaatgttttgcacagaagtccaatcttaacaaacatcagagatctcacacagaggagaagccgtattcctgtcctgagtgtggaaaatgtttttcacagaagtttcatctttccagacatcagagattgcacacgggggataAGCCACTttcttgtcctgagtgtggaaaatgtttttcacgtaAATCCCATCTTTCCgtgcatcagagatctcacacaggggagaagccgtatttctgtcctgagtgtgggaaaagtttttcaCAGAAGTGCACTCTTTACAACCATCAAAGGTTGCACAtgagggagaagccgtattcctgccctgagtgcgggaagtgtttttcagtgaagtccaatctttccagacatcagagattgcacatagatgagaagccactttcctgtcctatgtga
- the LOC141121750 gene encoding uncharacterized protein isoform X5, which translates to MIKSIRMEEDWSHMTERILNLTLEIIYLLTGERFPLVKSGDHMTITVPPCDSLKPERHNMQKILEVTKKMMELLTGEKWEYLGHKDLYKDIMMKNQPPLTSPDGSSNRNPPERCPRPLYSRDSTQEDQTIPHHHQIGNLRDSKVEVKVEEEEMYVGNDHQSMEEDGIIRLIIEEDTPTEISKVHGREMRKTSEDCLTLSPDCKVEDEDITQYSPGENPATSNVHPAPHSVDGPSYSSYPEEPQTVRDGAVLPTDKRFSCAECGKCFRFKYDLNVHKRSHTGEKPYSCPECGKCFSHKSNFYKHHRLHTGIKPFFFCPECGNCYSSKSQLYRHQKLHTGEKPYSCSECGKCYIQKSDLVIHQRSHTGEKPYSCAVCGKCFAQKSNLNKHQRSHTEEKPYSCPECGKCFSQKFHLSRHQRLHTGDKPLSCPECGKCFSRKSHLSVHQRSHTGEKPYFCPECGKSFSQKCTLYNHQRLHMREKPYSCPECGKCFSVKSNLSRHQRLHIDEKPLSCPM; encoded by the exons tgaccatcacagtgcctccatgtgactctctaaaacctgagagacacaacatgcagaagattctagaagtcaccaagaagatgatggagctgctgacaggagag AAGTGGGAGTAtttaggacacaaggatctctacaaggacatcatgatgaagaatcagccgcccctcacatcaccgg atggatccagtaataggaacccaccagagagatgtccccgtcctctgtattcccgggattccacacaggaagatcaaaccatccctcaccatcatcag attggaaacctgagagattctaaagttgaggttaaagtggaagaagaagagatgtatgtgGGGAATGATCATCAGTCTATGGAGGAAGATGGAATAATTAGACTaattatagaggaggacactcctacagagatcagcaaag tacacggacgggagatgaggaaaacctcagaagattgtctcactttgtctccagactgtaaagtagaagatgaggacatcacacagtatagtccaggagaaaacccggctacctccaatgtccatccggcaccacacagtgtagatggaccatcgtattcctcttatcctgaggaacctcagactgtgagggacggtgccgtccttccaacagataaaaggttttcctgtgctgagtgtgggaagtgtttccgttttaaatacgatcttaatgtgcataaaagatctcacacaggtgagaagccgtattcctgtcctgagtgcgggaaatgtttttcacacaagtccAATTTTTACAAACATCATAGACTGCACACAGGtataaagccattttttttctgTCCCGAATGTGGGAACTGTTATTCATCAAAGTCACAactttacagacatcagaaattgcacacaggcgagaagccatattcctgttctgagtgcgggaaatgttatatacaaaaatcagatcttgtcattcatcagagatctcacacgggggaaaagccgtattcctgtgctgtgtgtgggaaatgttttgcacagaagtccaatcttaacaaacatcagagatctcacacagaggagaagccgtattcctgtcctgagtgtggaaaatgtttttcacagaagtttcatctttccagacatcagagattgcacacgggggataAGCCACTttcttgtcctgagtgtggaaaatgtttttcacgtaAATCCCATCTTTCCgtgcatcagagatctcacacaggggagaagccgtatttctgtcctgagtgtgggaaaagtttttcaCAGAAGTGCACTCTTTACAACCATCAAAGGTTGCACAtgagggagaagccgtattcctgccctgagtgcgggaagtgtttttcagtgaagtccaatctttccagacatcagagattgcacatagatgagaagccactttcctgtcctatgtga